The Ziziphus jujuba cultivar Dongzao chromosome 5, ASM3175591v1 genome segment CATTTTGCCAACTGCTATTGTTGGATTTAGTGGCAGAACCAGATTGTGGCATTAACGGAGAATAGAAATTCAAGGGTTTTgggatgtggatgtggttttggtAGTAGTCTAAGATTGAGAAAGCAGTTTTCCTGGTGCTGATGGTAGTAGAGAAGACTGCGAGTGGAAAAACTTTCTGGTTTAGGATGGTTGAAACTTTGTAAAATTCTCCTCTAGTTACATAATGAGTTCACTTTAGTTAccagaaaatgataaaaattaattgatttttggtATTTGCTTTTCATGCCATGCTGCTATAGTACTTGGCCACCTTTACTGGTTTTCACCTGGAGGACAAGACTtttggaaaggaaaaagaaaacacgaAGACACTTATACAGTTTGTTTATGCTTTTTGATAACTTATATTCATGCATATAGGCTTATGGTCTTGGTGTTGGTTCCTGGATTAAAATATTTgtggcagcagcagcagcagctgtGCTTTTAGCTATGGAGATGGATGAAGTTATTATTGTTCATATTGGTGGTTCTTTTGGCACGGCATTTGCAGTGATTTTGTGAAGAGGAAAAATATTTGCTTCAGAGACTGGAAAGTCACTGTTTAAGTAGGAATGAAATCCTTTATGCAGAAAATAATGTATTGTCATCTATGTATTGCCTTCTTACATTCCATATACTCAAAAAGCTATGaacatttttgttcttttgaatccATATCTAAACGTGCTTCTGAACCATGCATTATGTTCTTTTTTGATCAAAAAGCTATGAATTTATCCATAGATTTTAAATAAACTGCAAATTCTACGCTGTCTGGACAGAGACGCAAGCTTGTGGAACAAGAACTTGAGAAAGCACAGGAGGAGATGCCCGAGTACAGGAGAAAGTCAGAAACTGCTGAAGATTCAAAAATGCAAGTACTGAAAGAGTTGGACAGCACTAAGAGGCTCATTGAAGAATTGAAGCTCAATCTTGAGAGGGCACAAACAGAAGAGCATCAGGCAAAACAAGACTCAGAACTTGCTAAGCTCAGGGTAGAAGAGATGGAGCAAGGGATTGCTGATGAGTCTAGTGTTGCAGCCAAGGCACAACTTGAGGTTGCTAAGGCCAGACATACAGCTGCAGTCTCAGAGCTGAAATCCGTTAAAGAGGAGTTGGACGCACTACGTAAGGAATATGCTTCTTTGGAGACCGATAGAGATGTTGCTGCAAAGAAAGCTTCAGAGGCCATCGCCGCTGCCAAGGAAGTTGAGAAAACAGTGGAAGATCTGACCATTGAGCTGATTGTCACAAAGGAGTCTTTGGAGTCTGCCCATGCTGCACACTTGGAAGCAGAGGAACAAAGAATTGGAGCAGCAATGGCAAGGGAGCAAGATTTTCTTAATTGGGAGAAGGAACTAAAACAAGCAGAAGAGGAGCTCCAGAATCTCAACCGACAAATTCTTTCGGCTAAGGATCTCAAATCAAAGCTGGACACTGCCTCAGCCTTGCTAGTTGATCTCAAAGCTGAATTAGCTGCTTACATGGAAACGAAGTTGAAAGAGGAAAGTGGGGAAGAAGGACACTCAAAAGGTGACCTAGAGGAACCAGGGAAGAAAACCCATACTGACATACAAGCAGCAGTTGCTTCAGCAAAGAAAGAGCTCGAGGAAGTGAACCTCAACATTGAGAAAGCAACTGCCGAAGTAAATTGCTTAAAGGTGGCTGCCACATCATTAAAATCAGAACTTGAAAGTGAGAAATCAGCTCTTGCCGCCATCAGGCAGAGAGAAGGAATGGCATCCGTGGCGGTTGCATCTCTTGAAGCTGAACTTGAGAGGACTAGGTCAGAAATAGCTGTAGTACAAATGAAGGAGAAAGAAGCCAGAGAGAAGATGGTTGAATTACCCAGCCAATTACAAGAAGCTGCACAGGAGGCTGACCAAGCTAAGTCAGCAGCTCAAATGGCCCGTGAAGAGTTGCGCAAAGTAACAGAAGAAGCGGAGCAGGCGAAGGCTGGAGCAAGTACCATTGAGAGTAGATTACTTGCAGCACAAAAGGAAATAGAGGCTGCCAAGGCTTCAGAAAAGTTGGCATTAGCAGCCATTAAGGCTTTACAAGAGAGTGAATCAACAAAGCCTACTGAAGATGTGGATTCACCCACTACTGGGGTTACACTGTCTTTGGAGGAGTATTATGAGCTCAGCAAACGATCTCACGAGGCAGAGGAGAAGGCCAACATAAGGGTTGCGGCTGCAAATTCCCAGATCGAGATAGCAAAAGAATCCGAATTGAAAAGCTTAGAGAAGTTGGAAGAAGTTAATCAGGAGATGGCTGCAAGAAAAGAAGCGCTAAGAAGTGCAATGGAAAAAGCTGAGAAGGCCAAGGAAGGTAAGTTGGGAGTAGAACAGGAGTTGAGGAAATGGAGGGCAGAACACGAGCAAAAAAGAAAGGCTGGTGGTGAATCTGGTCAAGGTGCTGCTGTAAACACAATCAAGAGCCCAAGGTCCAGTGTTGAGGGGAGGAACGAAGCTATGAAAGTTGACCACCAAGCTCCTGCTCCTACTGCTGCTGTTCCTGCTCAGTATGTTTCAAGCCCGAAAGCTTACGTGCTTGCAAATAACACTGAAACTGATTCATCCCCAGAAGTAAAGtctggaaagaaaaagaagaaatcatTGTTCCCAcggttttttatgtttttggcgAGAAAAAAATCACATCCGGCTAAGTAAATGTAAACCCCGTTGGAACAAGTACGTGTCCTTGCGGTTGGTGATTTAagctgtttgtttttttttccccggcAGTTTCTGTGGCAGTGACTGTAAATGCTGGATATGACCTGACAGAAATTTACTTGATTGTACATGTCCTTGATTGTTTGATGTATACTAAGTTGattgaattataaaattttctcaCTAAAAAGGGATTATCATGTTATTGTTGCGGTTGGTTTTGGAACAATAAAGTATGTTCATGATGAAAGCTTCTGCAATGTATAGACTTGGAATGTTGAAAATCATCTTTTGTATTATGGCTTATTCGAGTTTCCCCTATTGAAAGAATTTGGGTTCGAGTTTTGTGTATTTTTCACATTGCTGTGTATGATGAAAAGTTCATCGACGGttaaccaaaaaccaaaagagTGGGGGCTCAACTCAACAAGCCCTAGTGTGCTTTTTGCCATTGCTGCGTGGAGAACACATTCCTTATTATCACTCGTAGGCTGTTTTCAAAATTGATGCCATATTATCTACCATTTTTTGTGGTCATGCACACTTGGAACGAgacataatttgattttattaccAGGATTTGAATATTCAAAATCGTAAATATAAtcttcataataaataaatatatatataaatataatacaa includes the following:
- the LOC107419995 gene encoding protein WEAK CHLOROPLAST MOVEMENT UNDER BLUE LIGHT 1, with the translated sequence MEDVKVGEQLPPESSSSSHHDINSIKEDPVTDGKAKTDGQLLVMENSRLATAQDASDGLSVGESQQLLSTDGPASSSTTIENNISGTPRASDSPSQKQNQLFSSDAQDLAIPTTINQSETHNQDILMEDSKTGVVQNSSDGQHSPDGGPHIDDVNSPSISSPVVRHSKFDDHVVQSNDLALPATKIAGVAVGRQEAVDSPRQLLGKQESIDSPRQLLGKQESVGSPRLVDSPRQHIVDTTAPFESVKEAVSKFGGIVDWKAHKIQTVERRKLVEQELEKAQEEMPEYRRKSETAEDSKMQVLKELDSTKRLIEELKLNLERAQTEEHQAKQDSELAKLRVEEMEQGIADESSVAAKAQLEVAKARHTAAVSELKSVKEELDALRKEYASLETDRDVAAKKASEAIAAAKEVEKTVEDLTIELIVTKESLESAHAAHLEAEEQRIGAAMAREQDFLNWEKELKQAEEELQNLNRQILSAKDLKSKLDTASALLVDLKAELAAYMETKLKEESGEEGHSKGDLEEPGKKTHTDIQAAVASAKKELEEVNLNIEKATAEVNCLKVAATSLKSELESEKSALAAIRQREGMASVAVASLEAELERTRSEIAVVQMKEKEAREKMVELPSQLQEAAQEADQAKSAAQMAREELRKVTEEAEQAKAGASTIESRLLAAQKEIEAAKASEKLALAAIKALQESESTKPTEDVDSPTTGVTLSLEEYYELSKRSHEAEEKANIRVAAANSQIEIAKESELKSLEKLEEVNQEMAARKEALRSAMEKAEKAKEGKLGVEQELRKWRAEHEQKRKAGGESGQGAAVNTIKSPRSSVEGRNEAMKVDHQAPAPTAAVPAQYVSSPKAYVLANNTETDSSPEVKSGKKKKKSLFPRFFMFLARKKSHPAK